The sequence CCGATAAAAAGGCCGCCGACATCACGGTTCTTGACCTGCGTGGCGTCAGCGGAATGGCCGACTTCTTCGTTATCGGCACGGGCGGCTCCGACCTCCAAATTCGCGCCATCGCAAATGGCGTCATGGATCGGATCCGAGAGAAATGCGACGAACGCCCCTATAAGAAAGAAGGGCTGGAATCGCTGCAGTGGGTGCTGATCGACTACGTCGACGTTGTCGTTCACGTCTTCAGCAAAGAGAAACGCGAGCACTACAACATCGAACGCCTCTGGGGCGAAGCGGACGCCGAAACGGTGCCGCAGGACGGTGATGCAGGCGATATCAAGCTCCTGCAGTCGCTGCTCCACCAAGACGGGGACACGTGATCCGCGCGACTTCTCGTTTTCTTCCCAGACACCTCTTTCCGTTCGATGAGTCGACTGTTTCTCGTGATCGGAGCCCTGGCGGCCGGTATCGCCGTCGCCGCCGGGGCGTTCGGTGCTCACGGTCTCGAAAGCCGTGTGACACCGGATCGTCTTGAGACGTTCAAGACAGGCGTCGCGTACCAGATGTATCACGCCCTGGCCCTGCTCGCCGTCGCCTGGGCATCCGCGCAGTTTTCGGCCCCCGCCGTGTCGTACGCCGGCTACTGCTTCATCGCCGGAATGGTCATCTTCAGCGGAAGCCTCTACATCCTCGTCCTCACGGATACGTCCTGGCTCGGCGCCATCACGCCGATCGGTGGCGTGGCCTTTATCGCGGGATGGCTGCTTCTCGCCTGGGGCATCTGGTCGAGCCCTTGATCCAGACCCGGCTCAGAGCTCTTCGTCCTCGAACAGAACGGTGAAGCTGGGTAGCAGGTCGTGCTCTTTCGCCAGCGCGAGCATGGCACCAGACGCTACCTCCGGGATGTCGTAGGACCCGTATTCGGTGCTCTCCACGGCGAGACGGTACGCAACATCGGCATCATCTTCGATGTCTATTTCCGATTCCCATTCGGTCGCTTCTTCGATCAGAAGCGTGCCGTCATCCGGCATGAACGATGCGATGTACATCTCTTTGTTCGCCTCGACATCGATCAGGCTGAGGCTTCCGACCAACCCGTATTCGCCGTCGTAAAAGAGCGTTTCAGAAATCAGGCGGTGGGCAAAGTTTTCGAGATCGAACGCTGGCATAGAGTCACCCTTCGTGAAATGACAGTTCGCTCCAAGGGTATCGCTCCCACGCGTCGTTGTCAACCCGTAGCATGCCCACAACGCCTCTGACTCCGTCTTTTCCCGTATCCGAACCTGCCGATGGAAATCTACTGTCCCAAATGCGAATGGGAGCCGCCGGCGTCGGCA comes from Longibacter salinarum and encodes:
- the rsfS gene encoding ribosome silencing factor, which encodes MASPNQMTSSSSAPSPSRRRVPENPGYVLAAHAVDAMADKKAADITVLDLRGVSGMADFFVIGTGGSDLQIRAIANGVMDRIREKCDERPYKKEGLESLQWVLIDYVDVVVHVFSKEKREHYNIERLWGEADAETVPQDGDAGDIKLLQSLLHQDGDT
- a CDS encoding DUF423 domain-containing protein — translated: MSRLFLVIGALAAGIAVAAGAFGAHGLESRVTPDRLETFKTGVAYQMYHALALLAVAWASAQFSAPAVSYAGYCFIAGMVIFSGSLYILVLTDTSWLGAITPIGGVAFIAGWLLLAWGIWSSP